The window ACGTCGTGGTTTGGATGACGGACTACGGCTCGAACCAGGCACACAGTTGCTCATACGCCGACGAAGGCAAAACCCATTGCCCACGGCGGGCGGGCCGATGAACAGCACGTTGCCGGCGTCATCGAGGAACCGCATGGTCGCCAGGTCGTTGATGAGCTTGGGATCGATGCCTGGTTGGGCGTCGTAGTCGAAGTCGTCCAGACGCCATGCGGCGGGGAGGCCGGCCAGGCGCCGTCGTGACTCGGTGCGTCTTGTGCGGGTGGCGTCGGCCTCGATGCCCAACAGCTTCTCAAGCACGGTGACGTGGTCGTCATCGCTGTGGGCGTCAAGGACGGGGGCGAGGTGCTCGGCAGCGGCGTGCAGCTTCAGGAACGCCAGGTGGGAACGCAGCTGCTGGTAGGTCCGGTTGGGCGAGGGGGCGGTCATCGGCCGGCCTCCGGGGCGTGGGCGGCCCAGGCCGCGAGGTCGATGATCACGGCATCGCCGGGCTGGGGCGGGGTGGAGGTCAGTCTGCGGCGATCGCGGTCGCGGCGGCGGACTGGGGCCGGTTGGCCTTTCGGTGGCAGGGCGGGTCGGTGGTGAACGCGGCCAGCACTGCGGTCTGCAGCTGGCGGGCCTGCTCACCATCGCGGACCAGCACCCCGGTCCCTGCGACGATGCGGTGGCGGGTCAGCAGCCCGCTGGCCGGATCGATGACGTCCAGGACGTCGCGGTCGAGCTGGTGGCGGACCAGCACGGTCGCGCCGATCAGCACCGGGTCCACGGCGTAGGAGTTGCCCCGGTAGGCGACCGTGGCGTTGGCCGCGACAACCCGGTCCACCTCGCAGGCGGCGGGGAACCGCAAGGCCGGGACAGGCCCCAACCGTTCGGTCTCCGCGAGCGCCCCAACGGTTGTGGAACGGCCCTGGGTGTCGTGTCGCGGCCGGGCGTCGGCGATGGTCTGGCAGAACGCATCCAGTGACGCCTGCGCGGCATCGGGATCGGTGACGTCGGCGGTGCGCCACCACCGCTGGGTGAGGAAGTGGATGGCCTTCTCCACCACGCCCTTGCGCTTGGCCCGTCGGGGCGGGCAGATGTCGATGGCCACGGCGTGGTGCTTGGCGAAGACCGCGAACGTCGGCAGGACCTTGTCGGTCCCGATCGCCACGACCGTGCCCATCCGGTCGAACCGCCACCGGCGGGTCGTGCCGCCCAGCCGTGCGGTCACCCTGGTGATCGCATCGAAGGTGTGGGGCTGGTCGGTCCGCTCGGCGATGACAGCCCGGAACCTTCCCGAGTGGGCCAGCGCCCCGACGAGCACCTGGGCGTTGACGCCATCGGGCAGCCACGGGGCGCCGGGCAGCTCCACCCAGTCCCACTGCGTCTCCTCCCCAGCAGGGTGATCGATCTCGATCGTTGCGACCTTGCCGCCCGAGGCACAGGCCGCACATTCCGGCCGCAGGCCGCGGTCGCGGACATGGCGGGTGAACATTGAGTACGCCCGGTCATAGCCCAGCTTGACGGCCTCGTCGAACAGCGCGGTCCCCGCCACGTGCGGGTCATCGACCAGCCGCTGAGCGACATAGCCGGCGATCCGGTCGAACGGATCGGGTCCGGCGGGCTTGCGCTGCCCGGGAACGCGGTCGCCGGTCAGGTAGGCCCGGATGGTCTTTCGGTCTCGTCCGGTGTGGGCAGCGATCGCGGAGATCGACCAGCCACGCTGGCGTAGGGCATGCACTTCCACGTCTTCCTCCGATGACAACATCGGGTGGGGTCCTTCCGACGGCCGGACAGCTGTAGCAACTGCCAGCCTCGGGAGGACCCACGCTCTGTAGATGAACCTCC of the Euzebya rosea genome contains:
- a CDS encoding ATP-binding protein, producing MTAPSPNRTYQQLRSHLAFLKLHAAAEHLAPVLDAHSDDDHVTVLEKLLGIEADATRTRRTESRRRLAGLPAAWRLDDFDYDAQPGIDPKLINDLATMRFLDDAGNVLFIGPPAVGNGFCLRRRMSNCVPGSSRSPSSKPRRRPPSAG
- a CDS encoding DDE-type integrase/transposase/recombinase codes for the protein MEVHALRQRGWSISAIAAHTGRDRKTIRAYLTGDRVPGQRKPAGPDPFDRIAGYVAQRLVDDPHVAGTALFDEAVKLGYDRAYSMFTRHVRDRGLRPECAACASGGKVATIEIDHPAGEETQWDWVELPGAPWLPDGVNAQVLVGALAHSGRFRAVIAERTDQPHTFDAITRVTARLGGTTRRWRFDRMGTVVAIGTDKVLPTFAVFAKHHAVAIDICPPRRAKRKGVVEKAIHFLTQRWWRTADVTDPDAAQASLDAFCQTIADARPRHDTQGRSTTVGALAETERLGPVPALRFPAACEVDRVVAANATVAYRGNSYAVDPVLIGATVLVRHQLDRDVLDVIDPASGLLTRHRIVAGTGVLVRDGEQARQLQTAVLAAFTTDPPCHRKANRPQSAAATAIAAD